The Paracoccus sediminicola genome has a segment encoding these proteins:
- a CDS encoding TonB-dependent receptor plug domain-containing protein produces MRHSLLSTTTFLSFALLPGLAASQETPIMLDMIYLDAGLSPLEAQAYGRAHSVVTRDEIEARGVRSVQDALRGLPGLAVSSSGASNTQLRIRGAEANHTLILIDGVRASAGDEEYFLSGLDTANIERIEVLRGPQSVFFGADASAGVVNIVTREAEQGVSAGGTVEIGNGWAASLHASRRDDRGGLSFTAMKRDDEGYDHSGDQGDKDGIRRNQLQFSFDRQLTDTIRAGIMLRRADEEYDYDASSWTATTADDYIIDSNDFAERHETAGRIWAEAETAEGRMLHRLSYDQTRFALRQNGGTADKARTEFLRYRAIYGIDGAHDTASQTLAFGLERREDENSLASNENRSSNSIIAEYRGAYDNGLDVQLGLRHDANDVFDDATTWSLGLSWQLPNAPLRLHASAGTGVVNPRYGELFGEYGSVGNPNLQPEENRGFDLGVEATILDGRGTVDLTYFHEDLESEITYVCVPTADPYTCGTLSNGTNYENQSGTSQRRGVEIAAKMQVNDAFRLGGSYTYLDASDPGGSREIRRPRHTLGLNAEYLFAQGRGSISGDVTHVAANADSQFFGSYVTKDLPDYTVVNVAAGYDLTDRVRLTGRVTNLLDEEYSEVWGYSAPGREAYLGLSARW; encoded by the coding sequence ATGCGCCACTCTCTGCTATCGACAACCACATTTCTCAGCTTTGCACTGCTTCCCGGCCTCGCCGCGTCGCAAGAGACCCCGATCATGCTGGACATGATCTATCTCGATGCTGGGCTGAGCCCGCTCGAAGCGCAGGCCTATGGCCGCGCCCACAGCGTCGTCACCCGTGATGAGATCGAGGCGCGCGGCGTCCGCAGCGTGCAGGACGCGCTGCGCGGCCTGCCGGGGCTGGCGGTCAGTTCCAGCGGGGCCAGCAACACCCAGCTTCGCATTCGCGGCGCCGAGGCCAACCACACGCTGATCCTGATCGACGGCGTGCGGGCCTCGGCCGGGGATGAGGAATATTTCCTCTCTGGCCTCGATACTGCGAATATCGAGCGGATCGAGGTGCTGCGCGGTCCGCAATCGGTGTTTTTCGGGGCGGATGCCTCGGCGGGTGTGGTGAATATCGTTACCCGAGAGGCTGAACAGGGCGTCAGCGCCGGCGGCACTGTCGAGATCGGCAATGGCTGGGCAGCATCGCTTCACGCCAGCCGACGCGACGACCGCGGCGGGCTCAGCTTCACCGCGATGAAACGGGACGACGAGGGCTATGACCATTCCGGCGATCAAGGCGATAAGGACGGTATCCGGCGCAACCAGCTACAGTTTTCCTTCGATCGGCAACTGACCGACACCATCCGCGCCGGGATCATGCTGCGCCGCGCCGATGAGGAATACGACTATGACGCTTCCTCGTGGACCGCGACGACTGCCGATGACTACATCATTGACAGCAATGATTTCGCCGAGCGCCACGAGACGGCAGGCAGGATCTGGGCCGAGGCCGAGACCGCCGAAGGCAGGATGCTGCATCGTCTGTCCTACGATCAGACCCGCTTCGCGCTGCGCCAGAACGGCGGCACAGCGGACAAGGCCCGCACCGAGTTTCTGCGCTATCGCGCGATCTACGGGATCGATGGCGCGCATGACACGGCCAGCCAGACCCTCGCCTTCGGGCTTGAGCGGCGCGAGGACGAAAACAGCCTCGCCTCGAATGAAAACCGCAGCAGCAACTCGATCATCGCCGAATATCGCGGTGCCTATGATAACGGTCTGGATGTGCAGCTGGGTCTGCGCCATGACGCGAATGACGTATTCGACGACGCGACGACCTGGTCGCTCGGCCTGTCCTGGCAGCTTCCCAACGCGCCGCTTCGGCTGCATGCCTCGGCCGGAACGGGCGTCGTCAATCCCCGCTATGGCGAGCTGTTCGGCGAATATGGCTCGGTCGGCAACCCGAACCTGCAACCCGAGGAAAACCGGGGGTTCGATCTCGGCGTCGAGGCCACGATCCTCGATGGGCGCGGCACGGTAGATCTCACCTATTTCCATGAGGATCTGGAAAGCGAGATCACCTATGTCTGCGTGCCGACCGCCGACCCATACACATGCGGCACCTTGTCCAATGGCACGAATTACGAGAACCAGAGCGGCACGAGCCAGCGCCGCGGGGTCGAGATCGCAGCCAAGATGCAGGTGAACGACGCGTTCCGGCTTGGCGGCAGCTATACCTATCTCGACGCGAGCGATCCCGGCGGAAGCCGGGAAATCCGCCGTCCGCGCCATACGCTCGGCCTGAATGCAGAATATCTGTTCGCGCAGGGCCGAGGCAGCATCTCTGGCGATGTGACCCATGTGGCGGCCAACGCCGACAGCCAGTTCTTCGGCAGCTATGTCACCAAGGATCTGCCGGATTATACCGTGGTGAATGTCGCCGCCGGATATGACCTGACAGACCGGGTGCGGCTGACCGGCCGCGTGACCAACCTGCTTGACGAGGAATACAGCGAAGTCTGGGGCTATAGCGCACCGGGCCGCGAGGCCTATCTGGGGTTGAGCGCCAGATGGTAA